The genomic window TTACTATTAGTGCTACGAATAAAGGTGTTGCGGCTTTTTTAGCAGTTTTTGTTGTGATGAAAAATTTCTGATGATCCATTTCAGTAGTAATTGGAATTATTTTTCCAAGTAACTTGTAAATCATTGAATCTTTTGGGTGAAAATCGTCTTCCTCTTTAGTGAATAGCATTTTTGCAGCTGTAAAAATCAAGAAAGCGCCAAATATATAGGTCGTCCAGCTGAATTTGTTGATAAGTAAAACCCCAAAATAAATCATCAATCCTCTAAATACGATGGCACCTAATATGCCCCAAAACAAAACACGATGTTGGTATTTTTGAGGAATTTTGAAAGAAGAAAAAATAATAGCAATGACAAAAATGTTATCTACACTCAAAGATAATTCTATTAAATACCCAGTAAGGTATTTTATGGCTGCGGTTGTAGGCTTTAAACCATCTGGATTTGCAATATAATTGTTGCTGTAAAGAAAGTAAATTACTCCAGAAAAGAGAAAAGAAATGGTTACAAATATTCCAGTCCATTTGCCAGCTTCTTTACTGCTAATAATGTGCGGTGTTTTATTGAAAACCCCTAAATCTAGTGCCAAAAATAGCATTATAGCCGATAAAAATAGAATCCAGACAATCATA from Flavobacterium eburneipallidum includes these protein-coding regions:
- a CDS encoding TerC/Alx family metal homeostasis membrane protein, which produces MIVWILFLSAIMLFLALDLGVFNKTPHIISSKEAGKWTGIFVTISFLFSGVIYFLYSNNYIANPDGLKPTTAAIKYLTGYLIELSLSVDNIFVIAIIFSSFKIPQKYQHRVLFWGILGAIVFRGLMIYFGVLLINKFSWTTYIFGAFLIFTAAKMLFTKEEDDFHPKDSMIYKLLGKIIPITTEMDHQKFFITTKTAKKAATPLFVALIVIEVMDVIFALDSVPAILAITSDPFLVFSSNIFAILGLRSMYFFLANMLEKFSYLEYSLIAILTFVGFKMLAHDYVEIPEWGSLAFIAVSLLAGILVSLKMNKKDH